The Ignavibacteria bacterium genome has a segment encoding these proteins:
- a CDS encoding enoyl-CoA hydratase, with translation MYSTLLFENIENTKIARVTINRPDKLNALNSTVMSELKELFIKFKDDENVDLVILTGSGEKAFVAGADIKELNSLNTGTGKDFSLKGQEVFNAIENLGKPVIAAVNGFALGGGCEIALACHIRLASENAKFGQPEVNLGIIPGYGGTQRLARLIGKGRAMEMILTGDMIDAKTACDIGLVNKVVPLTELMKISEELANKILSKGQLAVRMAVKTINATHEMGQAEGQKYEAELFSYCCGTKDFKEGTSAFLEKRKPEFKRE, from the coding sequence ATGTATTCAACATTACTTTTTGAAAATATTGAAAACACTAAAATTGCGAGGGTCACTATTAACCGCCCGGATAAATTAAATGCACTGAACTCTACAGTCATGTCAGAGTTGAAAGAACTATTTATAAAATTTAAAGATGATGAGAATGTAGATTTAGTAATCCTAACTGGTTCGGGAGAGAAAGCTTTTGTTGCGGGTGCCGATATTAAGGAATTAAATTCTCTTAATACAGGTACCGGTAAAGATTTTTCGTTGAAGGGACAGGAAGTTTTTAATGCAATTGAAAATTTGGGTAAACCAGTGATTGCCGCAGTCAATGGATTTGCTTTAGGAGGAGGATGCGAAATTGCACTCGCTTGTCACATACGATTAGCATCTGAAAATGCAAAGTTCGGGCAGCCTGAAGTAAACCTTGGAATTATTCCTGGTTACGGCGGAACTCAACGGCTTGCTCGGTTAATTGGCAAAGGTCGTGCGATGGAAATGATTTTAACTGGCGATATGATTGATGCAAAAACTGCATGTGATATTGGATTGGTTAATAAAGTTGTACCGCTAACTGAATTAATGAAAATTTCTGAAGAGCTTGCGAATAAAATTCTTTCCAAAGGACAGCTCGCTGTCAGAATGGCCGTGAAAACTATAAATGCTACTCACGAAATGGGACAAGCCGAAGGTCAAAAATATGAAGCCGAACTTTTTAGTTACTGCTGTGGAACGAAAGATTTCAAAGAAGGAACTTCTGCATTTTTAGAAAAACGAAAACCAGAATTTAAAAGAGAATAG